A genomic window from Haladaptatus caseinilyticus includes:
- a CDS encoding DUF5795 family protein has product MSQNRVVQGRMVTPKKLAEIIEGESVMEADSIEESDRGCPDCGGDVLQVGYMPSVTAFVTGYKCQDCDWSAREE; this is encoded by the coding sequence ATGAGTCAAAACCGCGTCGTGCAGGGACGAATGGTCACACCGAAAAAGCTCGCCGAGATCATTGAGGGGGAGTCGGTAATGGAAGCCGACAGTATCGAGGAGTCCGACCGCGGATGTCCCGATTGTGGTGGCGACGTTCTACAAGTGGGCTACATGCCGAGCGTGACGGCGTTCGTCACGGGATATAAATGCCAGGATTGTGATTGGAGCGCGCGCGAGGAGTAG